DNA from Pelomicrobium methylotrophicum:
TGGGAGAACGATCACAAAGGGGGCTGACGGGCGAGATCCCTGGCAGCCCGCTCCCAAGGGGCCAGCGCCAACGGCAAATTCCCCTCTTCCTCCGGCAAGCATTCCCCCTCACCGCCCGTGGGCAAGGCCCCGGCTCACAGGGCGCCCGAGCGCCTGAGCAACTCCGCGAGCGCCTCGGCAATGCGCCGGTAGCCTTCCGCATTGGGATGGATGGGGTCGGCCTTGAGCCCGGTGGAGTAGAGCACTTCCTTCACCACTTGATCCTCCAGGGGAAGACGGAATTCCTCGGCGATGGCGCGGTAGAACGCCGGGGGATCGGCCAGCAGCGCGGGACGCGGCACCGCCACCAGCACCACGTCGGCACCCCGGTCACGGATCATACGCACCATGGCCCGCAAGTTCTCGGCAGTCTCCTGCTCGTTCACCTTGCGCAGCATGTCGTTGCCCCCCAGGCACAGCAACACCAGTCTGGGCCTGACTTCTTCCAGCACGCCGGGAAGCCGCGCCAGGGCTTGGCCCGTGGTCTCTCCCGGCACACCCGAACGCACCACCTCGCGCCCGATCAGGCGGCCGAGCACGGCTGGATAACTCTGGTCTTCGGGCGCGCCGGTGCCAAAGGTCAGGCTGTCACCGAAGGCGAGCACCACGTCGGAGGGAGCAAGTGGCGCCAGTTGCGGGCGCGGCCCGCCGCAGCCCGCCAGGGCGAGAAGGAGCAGCGCCAGGGCGAGGGGCCGGATTCGTTCGAAGCCGCGGCCTCCGGCCCTCAGTCCCCAGCCACCGTCATGCGCTCGATGAGAATGGACCCGCACTGCTTGGAGCCGCGTACCACCACGTCGTTGCCCACCGCGACGATGGACCGAAAGAGGTCGGCCAGGTTGCCGGCAATGGTGATTTCCTGGACCGGGTAGGCGATCACCCCGTCCTCCACCCAGTAGCCTGCCGCCCCTCGAGAGTAGTCGCCCGTGACCAGATTGACGCCGTGGCCCAGGAGCTCCGTGACCAGCAATCCCCTGCCCATGGCCTTCAGGACACCGGGTAGGTCGAGGGGCCCGCTTTGCAGGATGAGGTTGTGATTGCCCCCCGCGTTGCCGGTGGAGCGTAGCCCAAGCTTTCGCGCCGAGTAGCTGCCGAGGAAATAGCCCTGCAGCACGCCATCCTTGACCACGTCCCGGTCGCGGGTCGCCACGCCCTCTTCGTCGAAGGGCGCGCTCGCGAGGCCCCGTTTCAGCTGCGGGCGCTCGCGGATCTGGATAGACGGCTCGAACACCGGCTTGCCCAGGCTGTCCACCAGGAAAGAAGCGCGCCGGTAGAGGTTGCCTCCGCTGACCGCCGCCACGAAGTGGGACAGGAGGGTTGCGGCGACGGGCGCCTCGAACACCACCGGCACCTGGACCGTGGCGATCTTGCGCGCCCCCAATCGCCTTACCGCCCGCTCGCCGGCGCGCCGACCCACCGCCAATGCCGGCTCCAGATCGTCGGGGCTGCGGGCGGTGGAGTACCAGTAGTCGCGCTGCATCTCCTCATCCCGCCCGGCGATCACCGTGCAGCTCACCGAATGCCGGGAGCTCGGGTATCCGCCCATGAAGCCCAGGCTGTTGGCATAGATGAACTGGGAAGCCTGGACCGAAACGGTGGCACCTTCCGAATTGCGGACCTGGGGCGCCACCGCGAAGGCAGCATCCTCGCACGCCTTGGCCAGCTCGATGGCCTGTTCCACCGGCAGCGGCCAAGGATGGTACAAGTCAAGATCGGGGAACTCGCGGGCCAGCAGGTCCTCGTCGGCGAGACCGGCGCAGTCATCGGAGGCG
Protein-coding regions in this window:
- the pmbA gene encoding metalloprotease PmbA, giving the protein MNDNSFSHTLDQLRQMAQDALDHARRQGASACEAEVSVGFGQTVTVRLGEVETIEYNRDKGLGVTVYLGRQRGHASTSDFTPEAIRQTVEAALAIARHTASDDCAGLADEDLLAREFPDLDLYHPWPLPVEQAIELAKACEDAAFAVAPQVRNSEGATVSVQASQFIYANSLGFMGGYPSSRHSVSCTVIAGRDEEMQRDYWYSTARSPDDLEPALAVGRRAGERAVRRLGARKIATVQVPVVFEAPVAATLLSHFVAAVSGGNLYRRASFLVDSLGKPVFEPSIQIRERPQLKRGLASAPFDEEGVATRDRDVVKDGVLQGYFLGSYSARKLGLRSTGNAGGNHNLILQSGPLDLPGVLKAMGRGLLVTELLGHGVNLVTGDYSRGAAGYWVEDGVIAYPVQEITIAGNLADLFRSIVAVGNDVVVRGSKQCGSILIERMTVAGD
- a CDS encoding arylesterase, with translation MRVHSHRAHDGGWGLRAGGRGFERIRPLALALLLLALAGCGGPRPQLAPLAPSDVVLAFGDSLTFGTGAPEDQSYPAVLGRLIGREVVRSGVPGETTGQALARLPGVLEEVRPRLVLLCLGGNDMLRKVNEQETAENLRAMVRMIRDRGADVVLVAVPRPALLADPPAFYRAIAEEFRLPLEDQVVKEVLYSTGLKADPIHPNAEGYRRIAEALAELLRRSGAL